In Dromaius novaehollandiae isolate bDroNov1 chromosome 29, bDroNov1.hap1, whole genome shotgun sequence, the DNA window GCACCAGCAGCTCCCGCGGCGCAGAGCGCTTCTTGCAAAGAGGCAGCTGTAATTTGGGCTGCGGGAGGGTTTTAGACAAAGTAGATGCTCTGATGCCTGTGTTTAATCTGCTTTAATACACGGGCACATCTGCTTCTTTTCCCTCCGAGGGGGAAATGAGAGAAGGGTAAATTGCGGGTTCGGGAGCCCCGGGAGGGGGAGGCGATGCAGGGCCTGTCGCCCCCGGGGTGCTGGTGCGGCGCGGCCGAGCACGGCTGCCTGCCAGAGCCGTGCTTCCCCCGGGAGCATCCCTGTCCCAGCGCCTGGGGCTTTTACCGGGTAGCGGAGAGCCTCGGGGGGCCAAGGGGCTTCTCCGAGGCCGGCGGAGAGCCCGGAGCGGGGCCCCAGCCGCAGCGCCTCTGGCTCCTCCTCGGCTCCCACTTCTCCTCGCCACATCTCGGGGCCGGAGGAGAGCCGGTGCCTCGGGGACGATGCcgggagcggcgccgggggctgcgtGGGAAGCGGGAGAGGAGACAGCTTGCAGGTAGGCGGGAGCGCGGGAGGCTTGTGCCGAGCTGCTCCCGTCGTGATTTTGCTGAGAGCTGTCGATGCTGCCAAAAAAAAACGGGTCCGCGTGCGGGCTGCAACGTCCCTCCGCCACCCGCAGCCGCCGGCTCCGGTGATGCCCGGGATCCTCCCGCCTCGGCCGGGCCAGCGAGCGCCTCTTGCTCTCCGCGTGGCTGGCACCCTGGGatggctcttttttcccccttttcctggaaaaaaaaacggCTTTTGCAGCCGGAGGGGAGGCTGGAGCGAGGGGGAGGTTTGCCACCCGGCTGGGCCCAGAATAAACCCGCCTCGGCGCACGGTGCCGGCACCCCGCTGTCCCCCGCCTTAACCGCTGTTGGTCTTTCGTAGGCATCTGGGCCAAGGCGAGTTTTAAGGAGGCCCGTGAGGTTTTGCAGGTGCTGGCAGGGAACTCCTCCCGGGCTCTGCTGGACCGCTGCTCGGGTGAGACGCCGCAGCCTCGGCCCCTTCAGATGCGGAGGAAGCATCTGAACTCGGAGATGCTGCCCGGACCCCAGCGAGGAGCAGCAGCGCCGGCGGGAAGGGGGTCGGGTCCCTGGGGAGAGCGCGGTGCTGCCGAGATCCCGCTCCCGGGAGCCGGCGCCGGCGGGACGAGGGATGCGCGCGCGGGCTGACCCTCCGCCTTGTCCGCAGAGCTGCTGTTCGGCCGGGCCTGGGCCCAGCCCCGCCAGGTGCCCGGCGTCCTGGGGGGGTCGGTGCTGCTCGCCGCCGCGCTGGCCCCCAACGCCAGCGTCAGGGAGATCGAGTGGAGCTTCTCGTCCGGCGCCGGTGCCACCATCCAGGTGGCCGAGTTCAGCCAGGGCACGTTCGAGCGCCCCGACCCCGGCGACCGCTTCAAGCAGCGGCTGGAGATGTTCAACGCGACGGCGCTGCGGATCCGGGCCCTGGAGCCGGGCGACAGCGGCGTCTACGGCGCCCGGGTGAAGCTGCACCCGGCGCTGGTGGAGGATCAGTCCTTCAACCTCTCCGTCTACGGTGAGCGGCCGCGCGCCGGGGTTTGGCAGAGCCTGGGGGCAAAGCGTGAATGTGGATGCAGGGCGATAATGCaacatggggaaactgaggcacagagcagcgGCGTGATTTAGCAGCACCAGGGTAAAGCCAACCCCACCCAGCCGTGCGctgcccgccgggccccgccgcgagGTCTCCGCACCCTCCGGTCCCCCAAAAAGGTCCAAATCCCCATCGCGTCTTTCCCGGCGGCTGGCAGGGTCGAGCCTTAGGCgagcagccccggcgccggcagcgcgggAAGGAGCCCGGTCCCCGCGTCGGTGCCGCCGGGGACCCTCCGGGGGACCTtctggtgccggtgccggcgccgGCTGACCCGTGCCTCCGGCGGGCGCAGAGCCGGTGCCGAGCCCCCGCACCCgcagccagctcctgggcagcAGCGCGGAGTGGTGCAACGTGACGCTGCAGTGCCAGGGCTCGGGCCGGGGCGCCGTGAACGTCACCtggcgcccgggcagcgccgccggggcgcTGGGCACCGGCCACCGGCAGCAGCTCTCCGCCGACGGCACCACGCTgcgcctggccctgccgcccggcACCGCCAACGGCACCTACGCCTGCGTCGTCAGCAACCCGGCCGACGAGAAGGTTGTCGTCTTCGACCTGCAGAGCATCTGCCGAGGCGCAGGTGAGAccccgccggcagcggggctgcgccGCGAAGGGACCGGGGCGGGTGCCACCGGGTCTGCTCGGGGCGGGCGCGTGGCACGGGGGTCACCCGAGCATCTCCTGGCGCCGGCGCAAAGCCGGCTCTGTCCCGGGGCCGTGCCGGTCTCCGCTCAGCGCCTCTCCCGGCCGCTGCAGGCGGGCAGACGTCCTTCTCCAAGTCGGGCTACGTCGTGCTGACCCTCATCCTGCTGGCCGTGAGCCTGGGGGGGGCCTTCTGGTGCTGGCGGCTGAACAGCGAGAAAGCGGCGGAGCCAGGCAAGCGAAAccccgcgctgcgccggggccTGGGATGCGGGAGGGATGCGGGAGGGATGCAGGAGCGCCGCGGGGAAGCGGGAGCACCACGGGGGCTGCCGTGGCTCCGCTCTCAcgccccgctgccccgcagcCGCCACCCCCACGGTGCCGGCAGAGGAgagcccccccgacccccagTACGCCGAGATCGTGCGGCGGAGCCCCCCGGAAGGTAATGAccaggtgagacccccccggCGGGACGGGGTCCCGGCAGCCCTCCCGCGCGGCGTGGGCGGCTCCGGCTCGCCGGGCTTTGCAGGCTCTCCGCACCGAGCCGGGGTGCGGAGCGGGCCGGGAAGCCGGGGCGGTCGAACCGCACCCCAACCCGCCCCCCCCTCTGCTTGCAGGGCCTCGGTCACCCCGAGAGTGACCCGGCACGCAGCCCGCCGAAGGAAGCACCCGTCACCACCGTCTACGACCAGCTCCGCCGGGCGCCGGCGCACGCGGCCCAGGAGGTGACGTAGCCCCCaggtgcggcccggcccggcccggccgcgtgCACCCTCGCCGAGCGCGCCGGCACGCTGCAGCCCCGCGTGCGGCCGGTGTCCCTGCACGGACGCGGGGAACGGGGCGCTGGTGGCAGCCCCGGCACGCTCCGGTGCTGAGGGCATCTCTCCTCCCGCAGGCACCGGTGGAGCCGGAGCATCGGGACTTGACAGAAGGGCTTTAAAGTGCGTCGTGTGCCAACTCCAaaccccgcggccccggctcggcTCCGGGCCGGAGCTGCCGTCTCTGTGTTAGCCAGACCGAtgctcccccccccgcctctgGCTTCTCCAACCCGCTGTCCGAAGCCCTCGGAGACTGTTTTGGGACACGGACCCCGGCGCGCAGCAGAGCAGAGTCGCGGCATCGCgtccgggagctgcccggcgctgcaggcagcccccccggccccgcggcagccggcTCCCGGGCAGGGGGGAGGCGGGATACGGGGTCCCAGGCCCCTTTCCGCGAGCAGCACCGGGAAAAAGGACGGATTCCCTGCAGCAAAAGCAGCGGAGACTGGAGCGTTGGGACGGGaacggggagcagggcagggccgcggccagcagcagctccccggGGGCTGGACGTTGCAAagcccggcggcggggagggatgCGACCGCCGGAAAAGCGGCTCAGGCTTCATCCGCCCGCGTAATGCCACCGCCGGGCTTCAGCCGAGTGGGATTAGCCGGGGCCGCGGGTGCTGGGCTGCGCGGGAAGGTCGTGGCCGCCCGGAGCGGAGGCCGCGTCCCGGTGCCGGGGATGCAGACCGGGACCGCGCGGGGCGAACGGGCCCCTTGGCTCCCCGGCCGTCccgagccgctgccgccggggggaAAAGCCACGGAAAAGCGAGGCGAGGAGCCGGGCTGCACCGCGGCGCGTGTTCCCCGCGGGAAGCAGCACTGCCGGAGCCCCGGGTGCCTCGGCGAGGGCCCGCTGCCGCCCTTTCCCCTCCGTCCTGCCCGCGCAGCTTGTGCACCGCCGCGGAGGCGGGAGCGTGTCGCCGCGTGTCACACACCAGCGCGGGGCCCCTGCCGCCGCCGACCCTCCCCACCCCGTAACACGGCAAATAAATGTTGGTGCGATCATggcgagctgctggcggtgcCGGCCCCGGCAAAGGCGCGGGCATGTGCAGCCCTATTCGCGCAGGTGCCTCCAGCCCCGGTGCCGTAAAACTGCTGGCGGCAAGAAGACGGGTGCAAAGAGCCCTGACCCAGTGCCgtcccccgccccggggccgcggggaagCCGTGCCGCCCTCCAGCATCACGCCCCGAGAAATCCCGGCCGGCTGCGGCAGAAGAAAGCCGCGGCTCACTTCCCTCTTTGCAAATGCAGAAGTAGGCGGTGGTGCGGCAGCCGCTCGGGTGCTGGTTCCCGCGGGGGGGATGGCGGGAGCCCCCCTGCCCCGCGAGCCCCCTGTCCGCCCCCGTCCGCAGCCGGGAGGCCCGCGGGGGCGACGGCGGCCGGGGCACGAGGCCATGCCGCCCCGGGGGACCGGCTGCTGCTTTGCATCACGCGTCCCGCTCTGCTCGCGGCGGGGATTTCGCCTCAGTGAAAGTCTTCCAAGAACAGGGCTTCCTCCCGCCGCCGAGCGCCGGACCCGGTGCCGCAGCCCGCCGGAGCCTTGCCGAGCCCGGAGCCGCCTTCTCGCCTCGCTCTGCAGCCGGCCGAACCCCTTCGCCCCGGGTTCGCGCTTCGCGCGGCTGGAAGCGACCCTCGCCCACGCGCGGCGGGTCCGCGGCAGCTcggcagccgcagagcagccccgggggccgccgctcgccccggccgGCTCCGCTGCCGCCAGAGCCAGCGCAGCCGGCGGTGTTTGCTCAGCCCCGGCGAGCATCCGGCTGCCTCTATTTATTTATCGTCGAGCAGCTGGTGCAGAGAGGAAAACCGGGGCTGAAGGGCAGGGGCCGGCCCGGGGGGGTCGGAGCCCCTCGTGCGCCGGGATGGAGGTGCCCGCCGGGGTCCCCGTGGTCCGAGCGGCGGCCGGGCCCAGCGGGCTCCCGCGGTGCCGGGCTCGGCGATGTCCCCACGGTCGCCACTCCCCGGGGAAGGTGCGCGCTGGGTGTGGGCTGATTtgcatgtcccccccccccccccccaccccggtgcaGCCCGGAGCCGCTGTCGCCTCAAGCCGCCGGCgcagatggagggatggagacgCGCAGCGTCCGCCGGCGCCCGCTGGCCCCCcggctgctggccctgctcggCTTCGCCGCAGGTGGGTGCGCGGAGGGGACGCGGCGCGCGGGGTCCCGGCTGCAGCCGGGCCACAGTGATGGCTCTGGGGCAAAAACGCACCCAGAGCCCCGAGGACCCGAAGCCCCGAGCAGCCACGAACCCCCAAAATCGTACCGTGAATTAGAAAACGAGCAAAATTACGGGTGGGGGAACGGCGCTTTCCTCCTCCCGGGAGTCTGGTTCGGGACCGAGCGGCGGGCAGCGGCGTCCCCTGGATCACAGCGAGCCTGTGCTGCTGGTTATTCCCTCGTATCCGCCGGGAGAAGCCGCGGGAAGGTGCCCGGCATCGCGACGGTGCCTACGCTGTTCCCGTAAATCAGAGCGAGCGGCACCGGGCGCCTgcgcagccccgctccccccctTCCTGCTCGCCGCAGCTGCCGGGGCCGCTCGGTCCGgggccgcgcgagagcgagcggaGCAACGCGGCGGCTCGCAGCTGCACGCCGCGGGAGAggtgccgccggcccccgcgccctccGCTTCCTCCGCAAACGCTCGCGCTCGGGGTTTTGCCCAGGTGATTCGAAGCCGGGACCAAACCGGCAAATCTGAGCTGGAGGAAACGGGGGCCGCGGCGAAGTTTCCAGGCCGGCGCTCGCTCTCGGTTCCCTCGCGCTGGCCCACGCCGGGCCCCAGAGGCAGGGCGAGCGTGAGCTTTTCCACCGCTCCTGCCCCGAAGCGGCAACGGGCCCCACGGCGCCTCCGCGCCGGCCGCTCACGCGCCTGGACGTTTCCGCAAGGAAACGCGGGGTCGGAAGCATTGGCCGGGAACGGCCCCGGCTCCCTTGGCAGAGCAGCTTTAGGGCTCCTTGGGAAGGCGCTGGGGAGCCGACAGCCGCCTGCCCgcgcggggcagcagccgggTGTCTGCGCTCGCTGCTGCCCGGGGGAACCAGCTCGGCTCCGCCAGCTCCTCCATCCTGCTGCTGCGCAGCCGGACGGGACCCCGGGGCCCGCGGTGCACGTGCGGTGCTGCTCCGGGGGTGCACGGGTTGGTGTGCGTGCCGTGCCGGTCGGCGTGCACATGTGTGGGTGCGCAGTCCGGTGTGCGTGCCGTGCCTTGCACACGTGTGCACGGGCTGCCGCGTGTGCCGTGCGCGTGGCTGCGTGGGTTGCTGCGCTCTGCCCCATCCTCGTGCAAAGAGGCGACCCCGCGGCGATGCCGCCCCGTCTCAGCCCTCGCTCCCTGGGCACGGCAGCACCGGGACCGCACCGGCACGGCCTTCGGCAGCCGAAAACCCGCCTGCCCACTACCCCCGGGGCTGCCTGGCGCAGCCGGACGCGATTGCTGGGCCCAGGGACCgcgcagcagctgctgcagttgAGCACCAAGTGCCGGTGGAAGCCCGGGTCCCCCCCGGGGCCGAATCGGGGCCCTCGGCGGCGTCTCCCAGCCGGCGCGGCTCtgcgcgggggagccccgggcgccGGACGACGAATCCCGCGGGGCGTCAGGGGCCACCGGCGGAGCTGGGTGCttttccaccccccaccccccccgggctTTCCTCGCTGCGCCGTTTTCTTGCTAACTTCGAAGGCAAATTTGCAGCTCGCTTTCGCCTTCCCCCACCCACggcagctccccggggccgcTGCGCTTTCAGCAACGGCGTGTTTGCAAACCTCCCGGCCGCCTGGctggggacggggctggggacggggctggggacacggacggggctggggacatggctgcagCAGGTAAAGGCGTGGGACTTTCCCGTGGCCCCATGATCTCCCCCCATGCAGGACACGGCAGCAAGCGCCAAGCCCGTATTTGGGGTAAACCCAGCCGCACGCGGCCTTTGTTTGGGGCAAAATATTTGGCCGTCGCCCGCAGCCGAGGCAGGATGCCGGGCGGGGAGGGCACGGCCGGGCGGGCTGCAGGCACGGGGCCGAGCGCggcacgggggggccgggggcggcggggccggagctgcCGTGGATGAGTCATGGGCAACCGCCGCCGCCGTCTCGCTTCGCCTCTCCGCTCCCAGCTGACGAGCCCCAAGCGAGCGCAGCCGCCCCGGGCGGTTTCACCTGAAAAGCCCTGTTTGCAGCCCGGCACGGCGTCCCCgaggctggggggcggcggggggggctgcgcggccgcggtgCTGCTGCGTGTGGTTTGCCGGTGACGTGCCGGCCACGGCAAAGGCACCTTCCTCTTTGCAAACCGAAGCAGCGCCGGGAGCACGCTTGCAGCCGCAGCGAGCGCGCAGGGCCCCCGCGATGCCGGCACACGGCCGTGCAATCACTACCGAGCCCTTTTCCGCCTAAAATTAGCTGTTTGAagtcccccccccgccagcccgccccggagctgctcccgccaggccggcagcgccgcgctgcagccctAGAAAGGGGCTTTCTGCCCCCAAAACGCCGCTGGGAGCAGCCCGGCCCCTGAGCCGCGGAGCCCCTGCCTCCAGGGTCACTGCCGCAGACGGCGGGTCAGGGGCTGCGGGAGAGCGATGCCGGGCGGGGGGGGTGACTGAACCCCCGCGCTGCCCACgcggggatgcctgggcccccacgAGGGTCCGGGGTGGTGCCGGGGCTTTTTCCCTGCGCCGACGTGGCTTTTCCCGCCAGGTGCCATGTCCGCCCAGCCCGGGCCCTGGCCCCTGCCGGTGAACGGGCTGCAGGGGGGGTCGGTGCTGCTCGCCGCCGCGCTGGCCCCCAACGCCAGCGTCAGGGAGATCGAGTGGAGCTTCTCGTCCGGCGCCGGTGCCACCATCCAGGTGGCCGAGTTCAGCCGGGGCAGGTTAGAGCGCCCCGACCCCGGCGACCGCTTCAAGCAGCGGCTGGAGATGTTCAACGCGACGGCGCTGCGGATCTGGGCCCTGGAGCCGGGCGACAGCGGCATTTACGGCGCCCGGGTGAAGCTGCACCCGGCCGTGGTGCAGGATCAGTCCTTCAGCCTCTCCGTCTACGGTgagcggctgcggcgggcgcgcCAGCCGCGATGCACAGACGCGGTGCCCGGCTGGTTTATAACCCGGCACAACTCACCCTGGTGACGGGCAATAAACCAGAGCATCAACAGCGCCCGGGAAAGGGGAAGAGCCGGCGCTCGCTGCCGAGCAGCTGTCGAGGGGTTTTTCCTGGGTTCGTGACTAACCGCGATCCACCCCCACTGCCCTTCGCCCTCCCCGGCTGCCGCCGTCCCCAGATGTCCCGAGCGCTCGGTCCCCGccaccccccaaacccctccgGGAGCCCAGGCatgccgcggcgccccggccccggttTTATTTGCCCTCCCACCAGAGCCGGTGGGCGCCCCGGAGATCGACAGCGAGCTGCTGGCGTGGACACCCCATGAGTGCAACGTGAGCCTGCGGTgccgggcgccggcgggccgCGACGTCCACGTCGCCTGGCTGCTCGACGCGGCCCCAGGCCACCGGCCGCCCGCCGAGGACCGGCTGGAGGTGCACGTCGGCGCCGGTACCCTCAATGCCACCTACACCTGCGTGGCCAGCAACCCCGTGCAGCAGCGCAGCACCTCCGTCCACCTGCAGACCCTGTGCCGGGACGGCCCCGGTAAATCCCTGCTTCGGGGAGGCGCTGGGCCGGCttggggggtgccggggggttGGTACGCGTGGCCGACCGCCCGGCTTGTCCCCGCAGCCGCGCACGCCTGGAGGCGGTGGCACGTGTACCTGGCGCTGCTGCTCGTCGCCGTCGCGGCCGTGCTCGCCGCTATCTGGCTCTGGAAGAAAAGGCGGAAGAAGGCGGCTGCGGGAGGTAGGCTctgccgcggcgccggccggggtTCAAGGCCACTTCCCGCCGCCAGAGCGGGAATGGGGCGGCGGACAAAGCCAGGAAGGAGGGGAAGCGGCGTCCCGGCGCTGTGAGCATCCTCCCGGGGCGCCGCCACGAGCCTGCCTCCCCCCTCGCACTCCTCTCCCCACAGGCACCCTCGCCGCCAgctccgaggaggaggaggccccGCTGGAGCCGCAGTACGCCCAGATCCAGCGCCGAGAGCCTCCGGCAGCCGGCAAGCGGGTGAGGAGACCCAGTGGGCTCCGGCCAGCAGCGAGCCAGAGCCGGCTCCTTTCCCAAAGGAGAGGCCGCTAACGCCGGTTTTCCTCCTCGCTCTCCCCCCAGCGCCCCGAGCAGTGCAGCCACGTCTCCACCATCTACGACCAGGTGCGGGCACCGGCGGGCAGCTGGGCCGAGCCGCTGGCCTAGCCCCTCCGTGAGTATCCGCCGGGATCGGCGCCCAGCCCGGGGCGCTCGGCAGGAGGGAGCTTAAGGAACCGGCAGAAAACCTCACATGCAGTTTTCTCCCTCGCCCAGGGCGGAGGGAAGCTCCAtcccccggcgcggctcccgcaCGGGGCAGGACCATGCAGACCTGCCGGCGGCAGGCTGGAGCGGCCGTGGCGCATCGCCATCTCCTCTTCGCCCCCTCCCTGCTCCgtttcccccccttccttcctcctcgcGCGGCTCCATGCCAATCCAATAAATCTGGATGAACCACAGAGTGCCTCGTCATGCGGCAACGCCGGCCACGGCTCCCGGAGGGCAGCTGCCGCCTCCCTTCGCGACCAGGGGCCACAGTGATGGCTGCCGGCGCCACAGGCGCCCGGGGAGGCCGTGCCTCAGTGCACTGGGGGGGATCCGGGCCCCCACGGCCCAGCCGTGGTGACGGGACTCCCGGCAGCTCCGGCAGCCCCACACCGGCCCCCCGGGCCCTGCCCACGGCGCTCGGGCTCCCAGCGCACGGTCCCAGCGCCATCTGCCTGGTCAAGCCCGGCCCTGTGCCTGAGCAGGCTCAGCCCAGCCGGGCCATGGAAGAGCCGGGCCATGGCACAGCCAGGCCCAGGCCTAGGCCTAGGCCCTGGCCCTGGCGCAGCCGGgcctgtgcagcgccgtgcacacTGTCCTCCCCGCGGGGGCGCCCTTCGCCTTCCGCGCGCGCGCTTGTCCCTCTGCGGCTGCCGtcggcgcggggagggggagaaatACAAGGGGAGGTGTCGTCGCGCGCTTGCGTCACCGCCAGGGTTCGCGGGGCGGAAGCGGAAGCGCGTGGGAGCGTGCCCGGAAGTGTGTGGGCGGTGGCGGCGGTTCCGGTTCCGGTGGCTGGTGAGGgggaggcaggcggcggcggcggcagcagcgagcgAGGCAGCGGCGCGCGCACCCCCGCACTCGGCACCGCGGCCCGGGCGcgcgctccgccgcccccccACCGCACCGCCCccacccgccggccccggcccgccccgcgccgcccccgcagGTGGGTcccggccccgagcgcggccgagccgccgccgccggccctgaGCGCGGGGCCGGTtgccgggggtgggggtggggggcagggatgGCTGCGGGCGACGGTtaccggggggcggggggaggtgggTGTCCCCGGTTACCGGGGGGCGGttgccggggccccggggcgggtcGTTCCCGGTAGCCGCGGAGGTGGGTCCCCGTTACGGTTCGGCCCGTGCCCCCGGGGTGGGTAAcggaggcggcgggggaggcTCGGCCGCTCCCGAGGCTCcgggccgcggctgccggcgccgccccgcccgcggcaggggagggagggagggagcggcgcgccggtcccgcggcggcggcgggcaggcttGGGCA includes these proteins:
- the LOC135323862 gene encoding T-lymphocyte surface antigen Ly-9-like isoform X2 → MEGRPRRGPRPPPPLLLATLLGLWPELLFGRAWAQPRQVPGVLGGSVLLAAALAPNASVREIEWSFSSGAGATIQVAEFSQGTFERPDPGDRFKQRLEMFNATALRIRALEPGDSGVYGARVKLHPALVEDQSFNLSVYEPVPSPRTRSQLLGSSAEWCNVTLQCQGSGRGAVNVTWRPGSAAGALGTGHRQQLSADGTTLRLALPPGTANGTYACVVSNPADEKVVVFDLQSICRGAGGQTSFSKSGYVVLTLILLAVSLGGAFWCWRLNSEKAAEPAATPTVPAEESPPDPQYAEIVRRSPPEGNDQGLGHPESDPARSPPKEAPVTTVYDQLRRAPAHAAQEVT
- the LOC135323862 gene encoding T-lymphocyte surface antigen Ly-9-like isoform X1 → MEGRPRRGPRPPPPLLLATLLGLWPELLFGRAWAQPRQVPGVLGGSVLLAAALAPNASVREIEWSFSSGAGATIQVAEFSQGTFERPDPGDRFKQRLEMFNATALRIRALEPGDSGVYGARVKLHPALVEDQSFNLSVYEPVPSPRTRSQLLGSSAEWCNVTLQCQGSGRGAVNVTWRPGSAAGALGTGHRQQLSADGTTLRLALPPGTANGTYACVVSNPADEKVVVFDLQSICRGAGGQTSFSKSGYVVLTLILLAVSLGGAFWCWRLNSEKAAEPAATPTVPAEESPPDPQYAEIVRRSPPEGNDQGLGHPESDPARSPPKEAPVTTVYDQLRRAPAHAAQEAPVEPEHRDLTEGL
- the LOC112993070 gene encoding SLAM family member 5-like — encoded protein: METRSVRRRPLAPRLLALLGFAAGAMSAQPGPWPLPVNGLQGGSVLLAAALAPNASVREIEWSFSSGAGATIQVAEFSRGRLERPDPGDRFKQRLEMFNATALRIWALEPGDSGIYGARVKLHPAVVQDQSFSLSVYEPVGAPEIDSELLAWTPHECNVSLRCRAPAGRDVHVAWLLDAAPGHRPPAEDRLEVHVGAGTLNATYTCVASNPVQQRSTSVHLQTLCRDGPAAHAWRRWHVYLALLLVAVAAVLAAIWLWKKRRKKAAAGGTLAASSEEEEAPLEPQYAQIQRREPPAAGKRRPEQCSHVSTIYDQGGGKLHPPARLPHGAGPCRPAGGRLERPWRIAISSSPPPCSVSPPSFLLARLHANPINLDEPQSASSCGNAGHGSRRAAAASLRDQGPQ